tgtgtgtgtgtgtgtgtgtgtgtgtgtgtgtgtgttacgtgGCCAGGTAACTAACTTGCAACGTGGACAGACAGCCAGGCTCTTTGCCAAAGTTTTGGAGCAAACTTACAAACtacaaacatgttgtttacaCACTGATTGTGGCTATGTGAGCCAAATGGTAGGTATCTAGTTTGGCGATTAACACACCGGAATGTCATGTTgtaagcaaaacaaacatgctAGTTAGATTGGAAGGAATGTTAGCTAGTTCATATTAGTTTACATGCTAACCTTCCAACTGAATACTGATGCTATTATATCAAATCGTCATTGCATATCGGACATTAGGACCACAATACTGTCATATGCTCAGGCATCGAAGTGATGATTAGTTTAAAATGGCAACAAGACTGAAGAGAGAAGCCACATGCTAGCTTACTTAGCAAAATGAAAGTGTTTCCCCATGTACCCCAAAAACGACTTAGGTTCAGGACATGTCAAAAACtaacaataaaacattcttGACTTTAATTATTACAGTGTTAATGTGCTGTTGTCATGTTAGAAAATAGAGAAATCAACTTGTATTCGTTCTTCCTGTGGTGGAAATCTTGCTAGCTAACAGAAGTGTGGCAACGCATGTACCTTATTTTAGCATAAATTAggattattatttgtaattgcATTTATCATTTCAACACTTATACAGTGGTTATAGGGTTAGATGGTGGTAAACAGAGCCTAGTATATGTTAAATGTTGCAGCTTCACTTATTGAAATGGTCCGCTAGCGTTAGCAATTAGCTAGTGGGCATTTGCATGGATTTTAAGGCATGCACTTACCTATTGCTAGCGTAACGAAGGACACTTGGATGACTAGCGACAGCCAGctgagtaaataaataaaccacatcTCTCCGCATGTGCAACAACACACAACGatatgaaaaaaatacagaaaactaGTCAATACTAGCAGGCTAGTAACTAGCTCGGAACACCGGTCAAAGTTCCTGCCTGTTTGTTTTTAGGATAGCAAAGAAGGGGAGctctggaggagggagagggctGTTTTGAGGCAGCGCCATCTTTGGTTGGAGGACAAGGCGCCTGGCGCTAAactcaaatactgtatttggcttctgagaaataaataataaaaagcagagTTTCTCAAAAGCACTTCATAAGTTATATCTTATTCATTGACAATTGCCTCATGGGAACTGCATTGTACCAAACTTTGCACTTATCAATGTCAAATGTAGCACCATTCATTCACCCATTGCAGACACATCTTGTGGACAGCACTGCCTGAACCTTTAACCTTGcattgatttataaaaaaaaagctctacCTCTTGTTGACCCATAAATATAActtgtttttgtatattataaCTCAATGTCTTGATTTATGAAATGCAGTGAGCCCATAAGCCCATGAAAAAGGACAACCTGCACTACATCACACTGTCAAGTGGTTTAGGCCAATATGTCAAAGCAAGTCAAAATGGTGCACTGTTTTAATGGAAAAACTATGATTTCTAAGGGTTAAAGTGTAAGAACATGTTCTCAACCATTAACCTCACGATATGTCTCCTTTAAagtcaaacaacacaaaaaaacatatctTGTTTATTAGTCTTAAATGGTCAAATATTAGCCACTTTTCTGTTTAACTTGATAAAATTAGATGTTTTTTCTAGTCCTATTTGTTTCTAGGCTATACCTTTGGCAACGGTTGTTGATGCAAACATATAGTCTACTACTAAacaatgtgtctttttatttgataattatCCTGGGACATACACTGTAGGATCACCATTGAGGAAAGCATATGGGAAACAGTACAGGGCGATATTTTAAAGAGGCACAGCAAGTTCACAGGTGTCACTGGTGTCTCTATTTAACACGTCTTGTTTCTATCAGTATTCTCAGATATCACATATCAGTTTCAGATCCTCTCATTACTTGCATGTCtccatttcctgctttttctctCGTACACAAGTTTGGCTTTCAGGTGCATTGATTCAATAACAGAGGGCAGAATACACAAGTGCATCCCAAAGCTAACACCTTTGAGACTGAgggaaacaataaaaaatgtatgctgGGGAGTGAAAAGGCAGCCCTTCTGGTAAAAAGagctaaataaagtaaatatataatgtGGAACAGTGTGAAGACACTAAAATGGTGTCAGAGTCAAAGGTGGGAGTCATTTCATcttttcaaatgcttttaacAAAGACGGATAGGAAGATGGTGTGGTGTGAGGGTGTGATGTAGGCATTCAaccatgcatgcatgcacacatatatTCAGTATCTGTGAGGAGGTGAGAAAACAAAAGGCGACCTGCTGCATATAAAGATACTTTCAGGAGGAAGCACCCAGATCACCTCAGGCTCTTAACTCAACCACACCTCTTGGCTCTGGGTGTGAGGGCTTTAATGTGCCTAAATAAATGGCAGCCTCCAGCCTTCTGCCAGATCAAGCTTTAAGAAGCCGACACCTCGGGAGAGAAGTGGGTTAAGGCATTCATAtcataaagtgtttttatatgGCTCAGAATATTCTTCATCTATATTCTGCAGCATATAAAATCATGAGACTTGCACTTAGATCAGCTgaaacccaaaaagcatgatATGGGACATTAACCAAGGCTGAATGAGTTTCATTTCCTTTGACACGCAACAAGTACGGCCTATTTGAAGCAGAGCTGGGTTAAATGGCTTTTggaagaataaatatatatatcttttttttacttctctagGTCCAGGGTGTGATTTGATGTTTTCCCATGAACAAAAAcgagtaaaataaaatagactttacaaacattttctgACATCACACAACTCAAGTCTTTGATGTTTCAATAGAGACCATGATCAACAGACATTTTATTGTACATGATGACCCAAACAATGCATAGATGTATTAATTAAATCAGCCAATATGCAATCAGtttctaaaaataatgtattgcaGGACTCAAATTATTGCAGCACTGACAATGACACTTCTTGTGTGACGATCAGTGCTGATGCTCGGATGCGGGAGTCTCTCTTCTCTCGGTTCTGCTTAAGCCTCCGGAGTACCGGGGCACTGCTGCACTCAGTGGCCCAGGGAACGTCCCCTGCTGCTTGGACAGAGTGAGGACCGGTCTGAGGGTCTGAAGGAAGAGATTATCTCCAGTTAGGCATGAAGCCAGACAATGTAGTTGTCCACAATGATCTGATAAAGCACTTTGTTCTGATGATTAATattgcaaaggctaaaatactCATTGCGTGCAGATCAAATGTTGAACCTGGAGGTGAACTGATGGCTACTTTTCACTTTTTAGTAAAGCATTTTTGCgtgactcttttttttaaatgttacgtCAGCGTGCATTACCAGAGACAAGGATTTGAATAAATAGCATAAGTAAATATGAATGTAATTACATTAAAAGCAAGAATCATTCAAAGAAAATGGGGCATTACCTCATAGTTATAAAACGAATATctcaaaaaatctaaatgatttTGAACTCAGTTTTTTCTTATGAAAATGTCTGCCATCAAATGTAACCTCACTAGAAGCTTCAGTATTGAGCATTTTCACACTGTGCTGCAGCTTCTTACTAGGCTCAAACAGTAAAAGGAGAATCATTAAGGCTCCCATCTTCTTAAAGTACTGCTATCTGTGATATAGCAAACATCTGGCTTTAAAACACACTGCTTGTAGACACAGTAATCTACATAAACAGCAAACCGAAATCCATTGAACCAATAAAACACGGGACCAAGAGGACAATCTGAGTGTACCCTGTGCTTGGTCCTGTTGGTCCCCCAtggctctcctcctcctctgcagcacctgcagcagctctgcttCTCCAACATTTCGGCCTATTCCCCGTCTGGATGGCACTCTGCGGAGGTTCTGACGCTTGATGTTGTCCTGgtgagtaaaacaaatgtgtgaagTGGCTTGAGTTGTCATTTATCAAAGGTTTTGTGCATTCACAACTCTACTCTGAGTTAAGGCCCATTACCAGCATTCCTTTCAACTCCAGGATAGCTGACTTTCTGTTTTCACTCCTCTGGTCCTGCAAGAAGATTTGGGAATATTTGAGAATTCTCTGTCAACTgcttgataataaaaaaaaatgagatgCAACCATTGGGAATATGAGGCTAACTGACCTTCCATGCACTGTCATCTTCCTGTAAGGTCAGATTATAGAGGTTAGTATTTATTGCTAGTGTTTTCGTTTATATAAGTCATATAAATGCCACTCAGTGGGGAATGTAAATGAACAAACACATTGTCCACCTGTAATCTCTTGATGGGCCTCAGGATGATCCCGTTTTTTATTCTCTCCATCATTTCATCCACCGCTTTCGTCTTAAAGTCCAACTGCTCCGCTTCTTAAAGATTAGAGAAGGATGAAATATTATAAAGGACTGAGTCTTTATTGTTGGGGGATGTATTGAGAGCATCTCATATGTGTTTGAATGAAGTTAAAGTATTGTATAGTGTGTCTTGAGGTTGTCATATAAATCCAAGAACACAGAAACATAATCACATTCAGGACAAATCTTAGCTTCAAAGTTAAGTACTTCTATGTTATTGATGCAGCTGAATGGAAGGTGACTCACTATTTTGATCACCTTTACTGGCGCTGTCTTTTCTCCTGTTCCTCAAGAAATCAAGTGGACTtggcacagagagagagagagagagagagagagagagagagagaggtcacAGGTGTCACATTGTCATACAATTCATGATTTAGAAGTGCAGTCATACGGGTGTTAAAAGCCTCTGATACAGTTTATACACAATGATGAAGACGGTTCATACTTGGTGACAGCAGGAgggggtggaggaagaggaggaggaggagggggtggaggagcTGGAATGGTTTTCTCCTCTTGCTCATCACTTTTATCCTCCTTCAGAGGCTTTTGTAACTGTTTCACTTCAGAGAAAGACAGCAAAGCAGACCTTATTCAGGATTCTAACCAAAAGCTCattcaaaaaaacaattcaaggGAACTgtaagtgctaaaatgctaattcATTATCGGGTTAAGGTTTATTGCTTCTGACTGTTTGCTCAAAAGTGTCTCCTCTACTTGCAGTTACCTTCCTCCTGGAGCTGTGTGACAGTGCTGTTGGCTTCAGACAGCTGCGTCTCTAAggccttcttctcctcctcgcTCCTCTCCAGCTCTGCCCTCAGGTTCTGCAGCTCCAAGACAACGTTGCTCTCCTCCACAGCACCCTGACGTGGTGCAACCTGAACACAGGGATGAAAGGAACAGCATACATGATGAAGAACATTAATAGACCATTTCAACCTAGCATGACACACTCTTCCATCCCATCAGCACACACCTGCTCCTGGTAGAGGCGCTGTATGTCACACAGGGCCGTGCTGATGTTGGAGATTTGCTCCAGcgcctgctgcagctgcaggccGGTCTCCGAGCTCTGCGCCGTCACACACTCGCTGTTGGCCGCCTCCTGCTTCACCAACATCTGAGACACACCAGATTCACCTTTTCACATCTTAAAACACATCCTAATGATTATCTGCTGCTACgaaaatggaagaagaaacCCATTAATGAAAACGAGCCACAATTAGAGGAGCGATAAAGTGAGCTCTGAATGGCTGGTTGTTCATTTTCTCCCAGCAGGAGGTTGTCATGATGCAGGGGAAGTGTTTTCAAACTAGTGTTTGACTGAACAATTACTTGGAATTACTCATCCGTTTCATTGAAGGGTTCGAACAAACAGGATGAATTAGCTGTGAGACAAACCATCATTTCACCCACATTATGATAAGTGGCTTGGGAGGAAAAATGCATTAATACACGAACAAAAGTAGATTCTTTCTCCACCGtgtgaca
This Eleginops maclovinus isolate JMC-PN-2008 ecotype Puerto Natales chromosome 11, JC_Emac_rtc_rv5, whole genome shotgun sequence DNA region includes the following protein-coding sequences:
- the shtn2 gene encoding shootin-1 isoform X1, yielding MWIQGEDIAESESDGEGGVSSEDEGNIECEILEIQRDEANQRLSELEEASNQLLKEINVLELQFQIERSCRESAEALAVKVTKENKVLKRKSQMVIPPIPELPENFDVLPFDPETDPAVNDEDVVDFGEETLLLQSQVNIAELQVSVDGLLAEKLQLEQRVEDLTKEQVHLREQLALEVEEKEAILRKISKQSKTLNKIKRVSQIVTEEFTEMSQKLELEQGLRQHAEVFAHQMLVKQEAANSECVTAQSSETGLQLQQALEQISNISTALCDIQRLYQEQVAPRQGAVEESNVVLELQNLRAELERSEEEKKALETQLSEANSTVTQLQEEVKQLQKPLKEDKSDEQEEKTIPAPPPPPPPPLPPPPPAVTNPLDFLRNRRKDSASKGDQNKAEQLDFKTKAVDEMMERIKNGIILRPIKRLQEDDSAWKDQRSENRKSAILELKGMLDNIKRQNLRRVPSRRGIGRNVGEAELLQVLQRRRRAMGDQQDQAQDPQTGPHSVQAAGDVPWATECSSAPVLRRLKQNREKRDSRIRASALIVTQEVSLSVLQ
- the shtn2 gene encoding shootin-1 isoform X2 — encoded protein: MWIQGEDIAESESDGEGGVSSEDEGNIECEILEIQRDEANQRLSELEEASNQLLKEINVLELQFQIERSCRESAEALAVKVTKENKVLKRKSQMVIPPIPELPENFDVLPFDPETDPAVNDEDVVDFGEETLLLQSQVNIAELQVSVDGLLAEKLQLEQRVEDLTKEQVHLREQLALEVEEKEAILRKISKQSKTLNKIKRVSQIVTEEFTEMSQKLELEQGLRQHAEVFAHQMLVKQEAANSECVTAQSSETGLQLQQALEQISNISTALCDIQRLYQEQVAPRQGAVEESNVVLELQNLRAELERSEEEKKALETQLSEANSTVTQLQEEVKQLQKPLKEDKSDEQEEKTIPAPPPPPPPPLPPPPPAVTNPLDFLRNRRKDSASKGDQNTEQLDFKTKAVDEMMERIKNGIILRPIKRLQEDDSAWKDQRSENRKSAILELKGMLDNIKRQNLRRVPSRRGIGRNVGEAELLQVLQRRRRAMGDQQDQAQDPQTGPHSVQAAGDVPWATECSSAPVLRRLKQNREKRDSRIRASALIVTQEVSLSVLQ